AGATCAGATTGATTACTATAAAGATGTAGTTAGGATAAAAGAGAGCATTAAGGTTCGCTAAATTTTAAGGGGCTAAATTTGCCCCTTTTATGTAGCTAATAATTAGTAAATTTAAAGATTATATTTGATTTAATCTTCTTTACCAGCTTTAATAGCTTCTAGTCTATTTTGTCATTTATTTAAAGAATCTTTTGATTTTTCCATAGACTTTTTACTACTCTCGCTTAAATATGTCTCATAGCTATTTTTATCGGTATTGTAAGATAATTCGGCTGTTTTTAGCATAGACAAAAAAGCACTAATCTCCATTGCATTATCACACTCTTTTTGTTCTTTTTTACTAAGTTTTTCTTTGTTGCAATCAAGAGAATTAATCTCATCTGGATTATTAGCAAAATAAGCTTTTGTTCTTACTTCACCACCATTACAACCACTAAAGATAAACCCCAACAAAACACAAACTGAAAAAACTTTTTCATCTCAACCATCCTTATAATTAAAATTTTATTCTTATACTGTGACAAAACTGAAATTTAGGTATAAATTTAAAAAGTAATAATATAGTTATTTATTTTAAGAATTTAAACGCAATAAACACTCTAAAATAGATACTTTTTAAATTTCTCGTCTATCGTTTATTGCTTTGGTTAGTGAAAGAGTATCGATATTATCAAGAGTTACGCCTGTTGGAATTCCTTGAGCGATTTTGCTAAAGAGTATGTTTGAGCCTTTAAATTTATCTTCTATATATAGCATTATGCCATCGCTGTTTATACCAGGAGTCATGGCAAAAAGTATCTCATTTGTAGAGTTTTTTTGCGTGAAATTTATGAGCTTTTCAACTATATCGCTATTTATATCATCAAGGACAAAATAGAGTCCCTTATAAGCACCACTTTTTTCTAAGATAAGTATATCTTTTGGGTTTTCAACTATACAAAGAGTGGAGCTATCTCTTGAGCTGTCAGCACAAATTTCACAAATTTCATCTTCACTTATTGCTCCACAGTTTTCACATCTTCTTAACGCCTTTACAGCATCTTCTATACAATGCGCTAAATTT
The sequence above is a segment of the Campylobacter corcagiensis genome. Coding sequences within it:
- the recR gene encoding recombination mediator RecR; amino-acid sequence: MSSKFDELVEAFSKLPGVGKKSALKYAYHVSIDNSFAGLNLAHCIEDAVKALRRCENCGAISEDEICEICADSSRDSSTLCIVENPKDILILEKSGAYKGLYFVLDDINSDIVEKLINFTQKNSTNEILFAMTPGINSDGIMLYIEDKFKGSNILFSKIAQGIPTGVTLDNIDTLSLTKAINDRREI